The following are from one region of the Rosettibacter firmus genome:
- the ispF gene encoding 2-C-methyl-D-erythritol 2,4-cyclodiphosphate synthase — MNQQFRIGFGYDVHPFSRDRILVLGGIVIPYETGLEGHSDADVLLHAICDAMLGALALGDIGKHFPNSSEEYRNIDSKILLERTYDLIQKNGYILGNLDATLVIEKPKVAPFIKLMIKEIASVLKAEESQISIKATTSEKLGFVGREEGAAAFAVVLLTKKEI, encoded by the coding sequence TTGAATCAACAATTTAGAATTGGTTTTGGTTATGATGTTCACCCGTTTTCACGAGATCGAATTCTCGTACTGGGTGGCATTGTTATTCCTTATGAAACAGGCTTAGAAGGTCATTCTGATGCAGATGTTTTACTTCATGCAATATGTGATGCAATGCTTGGTGCTCTTGCACTTGGAGATATTGGTAAACATTTTCCAAATTCAAGCGAAGAGTATAGAAATATTGATAGCAAAATTTTACTTGAAAGAACTTATGATTTAATACAAAAAAATGGTTACATCCTTGGGAATTTAGATGCTACACTTGTAATTGAAAAACCTAAAGTTGCACCCTTTATAAAATTAATGATAAAAGAAATTGCTTCTGTATTGAAGGCTGAAGAAAGTCAAATATCAATAAAAGCAACAACTTCAGAGAAACTTGGTTTCGTTGGTCGAGAAGAAGGGGCAGCTGCTTTTGCTGTAGTTTTACTCACGAAAAAAGAAATTTAA
- a CDS encoding acylphosphatase, whose amino-acid sequence MENIKRAEIIVNGLVQGVGFRYFIYRHAQNLGLKGYTKNLYTGEVYTVVEGEPHLIEELYNRIKVGPISADVKNASIKWSEAKNEFKTFEIRY is encoded by the coding sequence ATGGAAAACATTAAGAGAGCAGAAATAATTGTAAATGGACTTGTTCAGGGTGTTGGTTTTAGATATTTTATTTATCGACATGCACAAAATCTTGGACTTAAGGGTTATACTAAAAATCTTTATACAGGAGAAGTTTATACAGTTGTTGAAGGAGAGCCTCATTTAATTGAAGAATTATATAATAGAATTAAAGTAGGACCTATATCTGCAGATGTTAAAAACGCTTCGATTAAATGGAGCGAAGCAAAAAACGAATTTAAAACTTTTGAGATACGATATTGA
- a CDS encoding DedA family protein: MLEDIISYISTLDPSLIYLALFFFGFIENIVPPLPSDFVVVLGATLVANSTLSFLPILLITSVGSGLGFIVMYFIGKNLGDKLIRTGKIKFIKAEYLEKADLWFHKYGYNLILINRFLPGTRAVISFFSGFHRLKKLRTFIYAIVSSFLWNTLLIILGIFLGNNIDLIDKYLTTYSDIALLITLAVVAYFVIRYFFKRKKKG; this comes from the coding sequence ATGCTCGAAGATATAATCTCTTACATAAGCACTCTTGACCCATCTTTAATTTATTTAGCTCTCTTCTTTTTTGGCTTTATTGAAAATATTGTTCCACCTTTACCGAGTGATTTTGTTGTTGTGCTGGGGGCAACTTTAGTTGCTAATTCTACTTTAAGTTTTTTACCAATTCTTTTAATTACAAGTGTTGGAAGTGGACTTGGATTTATTGTGATGTATTTTATTGGTAAAAATTTGGGCGATAAATTAATTCGAACTGGTAAAATCAAATTTATTAAAGCTGAATATCTTGAAAAAGCAGATTTGTGGTTTCATAAATATGGTTATAATCTGATTTTAATAAATCGTTTCTTACCAGGTACAAGAGCTGTAATTAGCTTCTTTTCTGGATTTCATAGATTAAAAAAATTAAGAACTTTTATCTATGCAATTGTAAGTTCTTTTTTATGGAATACATTATTAATTATACTTGGAATATTTTTGGGTAATAACATCGATCTAATTGATAAATACTTGACTACTTACTCAGATATAGCATTATTAATTACTCTTGCTGTAGTAGCTTATTTTGTGATTAGATATTTTTTTAAAAGGAAAAAGAAGGGATGA